The Micromonospora sp. NBC_00421 DNA window TTCACCCGATGAGCCGGGCCACCCTCGTCGCCCCCGTCGACAGGTGGGTGGGGGCCCCGACCGCCACCGCCGTTCACCCCCGCCGTCGACCGGCCGGCCGACGGCCCGGGCGATCGTCCGATGAGCACGGTTATGCTCTCTTCCTAGGCGGGCTGGACGTCGAGACGACGGCGCGGCCGTACGGGTGCGACCCGTACGTCAGGGGGAGGCGTTCTGTGTCGGCGGTGCCCAACGAAGCGCCCGGGGTCACCGGCGACGCGGCGGTCGAGCGGGCCTCCCCCGAGGCCCTGATGCGCTGGATCCACGAGCAGTACCGGGGGCCGCTGCTGCGTTTCCTCACCCGGCTGGTCCTCGGCCGACAGGAGCTCGCCGAGGACCTGGTCCAGGAGACGTTCCTGCGTACCTGGCGGAACCTGGAGACGCTGGCGGAGGATCCGCGTCGGATCGCCCCGTGGCTCTACACGGTCGCCCGGCACGTGGCGATCGACGCGATGCGCGCCCGGCAGGCCCGCCCGCCCGAGGTGGCCATTCCCGACCTCAACCGGCTCGCCTCGGCCGACGACGAGATGGACCGGGTGGTCAGCACCCACACGGTCCGGCTGGCGCTGCAACAGATCAAGCCCGAGCACCGCGAGGTGCTCGTCGAGATGTACTACAAGGGCTCCTCGGTCGCCGAGGCCGCGCAGCGACTGGGAATTCCGGAGGGTACGGTAAAGTCGAGAACGTACTATGCGGTACGCGCGCTGCACGCAGCGATCGGCCCGACCGAGTCGCCCTGATGACGCGACGTGGCGGTTTCCCGCTCGATCCCCCGTACGGCTGCCGTCCCGGGGGTCGTCACACCGGCTACGGTGTGTCCGGGTCGAGAAGGAGGGCGTGATGCGCACCGGCGGCGAACATCCCACCGCTGAGCACGCCGCCCTGGCCCTCTACCTGCTCGGCGCGCTCGACGACACCGACCGGGTCGCCTTCGAGGCGCACCTGGCCGGGTGTGGGGAGTGCCTGTCCGCTGCGGGCGAGATGGGCAGCGTGACAAGTGCCCTCGGCGGGCTGGACGCCACCGACTGGGACGAGCTCGTCGCCCTGACGCCGGAGTTCGCTGTCCCCGTGGAGTTCACCCCACCTGCGAGCCGCGCACCTGCCTCCACACCCGCCCCGCCTGCCGATCCCCCGCCGCCGACGACCTCCGACGCGCCGGCGACCCCGGCCGTGTCGGCGACCCCGGCTGCGTCGGCGACCCCGGCCGCGCCGACGACCCCGGCCGCCGACACCGGGCGGCCGACGGGGAGCCGTCCTGGCGGAAGTCGTCCCGGCGGAAGCCGACCGGGGAGAGCGTCCGGAGCCGGTGGCACCCGGCCCGGCGACCCGGCGCGGCGTCGCCGGATGATGCTCTGGGGCGGGGTGGCCGCCGCGCTGGTGGCCGTCGTCCTGGCCGGTGGGGTCGCGGCCGTCAACGGGTTCGGTGGCCGCAGCGGGGTGGTGCTCACCGCGACCGGGGAAGCGCCGGCCCAGGGGGTGAGCCTCTCCGTCGCGATCACCACCGACGAGGGACGCGGCTCCACCATCCGGATCACCGCGACCGGCCTGCGCCAGGGCCTGCGGTACCGGCTGTTCGCGGTGACCCGCGACGGCACCACCCACGTGGTACGGGACTGGACCGCCTCGACCGGGCCGCAGGAGGTGACCGGCGAGCTGTCGCTGCCGGTCGCCGACCTGGCCTTCGTCACGGTGGGGCTGGTGGACGGCACCGCGATCGTCACCGCGCCGATCTCCCGCTGAGCCGCCCGGACCCGACCTGTCAGGTTTCCGGGCCCGGGCGGTCTCCGTCGTCAGTACGGGTCGGTGTGCGGGACCTCCTTGGCCCGGTGTGCTCCCGCCTTGCACCCGGCGAACGGCCCGGCCGGGTTGCGCAGGCTGTTCAGCACCGGTTCCAGGTAGTCGCGGTGCCAGTTCGCCGGGCCGCACAGCCCGGCGTCCGGCCCGGTGAGCTCCTGCCAGGCCAGCCACAGGCCGTGCAACTGCGCCACCGCCTCGGGGTGCTGCCACCACCGCCCACACCAGGGCGCGGTGGAGGAGGCCTCCCGGGCGTAGACCGGTACGAGCAGCAGCCGGACCCAGTCACTGAGCAGCTCCAGTTCCTCGGTGTACTCGTCGTCGCGCAGGTAGAGGATGAACGGCGAGGTCGGCGGCTTGTCGACCGGTGGCCCGTCGTCGGCGGGGCGTTGCTCCTGCGGCGTCACCGTCATGGAAACTCCTCATCGGTCTGCCGGCCGGATCCGGTCCGCCGGTCGGGTCGGGCTGTCAGTCGGTGGGCGTCGCGGAGGGCGTCGCGGTCGGCGGGAACGAGGGCGGTGGGCCGCCGAGCCCCTGGTACTTAGCGAACAGTGACCGCACCTGCGCCAGGTAGAGCTGCGCCGCGTTGCTCGAGGGGACGCCACCGGCCCGGCGTACCTCGTCGATGCCGACGGCGTACGCGGCGAGCGTCAGGTCGAGCACCTCGCCGATCGCCTGGCCGTCGTCGAGCAGGGCCTGGGCCTGTCCGGCCAGGGCACAGACGTGTTTGGCCTGCGCCGCGATCGAGTCCTCCTCGTCGGCCGCGTCGGTGTCACCGTCGTCGTCGCTGTCCTCGCCGTACTTCGTGAACACCTCGGGCGGTAGCTGGGAGATGCCCTTCTCCCCGTTCGCGCCCACCTTCGCCGGATCCCACCCGGAGGCCACCTCGATCTGCGCGGCGATCACCACGGGCCCGATCTGGGTGCAGGTCTTCCCGGCGTCCTCGATGCTGTCGGCCAGGCCCTCGGGCACCTGGTCGGGGTCGAGGGTGCCCTTGCCGTCGCCCTGGGCGGCGGCGAGCGAGTCGTCGGCGGCGCTGACCGGGTCGGCCGAACCACCGCCGCCCCCGAAGAGCAGGATCAACGCGACAAGCGGGGCCAGCAGCACGCCCAGCGCGCCGATCACGAAGACGGCGGCGGCGCCGACGACCCCGGCCACCGGCGTGGCCAGGCAGCTCAGCCCGGCCGCGACGGCCGCCCCGATCAGGGCCGCGCTGCTCCGGTTGGACCCTTGCGTCGGCTCCGCGCCGTCGTTGTCGGACGCTGCCATCGTCGCCTCCCAGGCTGGTCGTCATCGCGGTGGAAAAAGTTCGTGCTCGGCGTGAACCGGGGGGCGGGAGCCCTCGTAGTGGCGTCCGTCGACCGCCCGGCCCGCCGTACTGACGGGGCCGGACCCGGGGTGGTTCAACCGGGAGCCGACGAATGGAGCGACATTTCCGAGGAGGTGGTGCATGGGGCCCGCGACGATCGCCGACCCGGTAGCACGCAGGCCACCGGGGCCGTCGTCCCCCCGGACCGGTCCCGGGGTGGGCACGCCGCCCCGCCGGTCGCTGTCCGAGACGGGCCTGGGCTGGATCGCGGCGCACGGCGGTGCCGGTGCGACGACGCTCACCCGGCTCTTCGGCGGCACCGACCTGGGCTGTCGGTGGCCGGATGCGGCACGGGCGGAACCGGCCACGGTGATGCTTGTCGGCCGGACCGACGCCGAGGGGATGCGGGCGGTGTCCCGGGCCCTCAACGCCCTGCGGGAGGGGCGTCACCCGCCCGGGATGCGGCTGGTCGGGCTGGTGCTGCTGGCCGACGCCCCGGGCCGGTTGCCGCCGGCGCTGGCCCGCCGGATCCGGGTGCTGCGGTCGGTCGCGCCGGTGCACCGGGTGCCCTGGATACCGGCCTGGCGGCTGGGACAGCAGCCCGCGCGGCTGCCCAAGGCCCTGGAGCGGCTGCGGGCGGCGGCCGGGGACGGGAGGAAATCGTGACCCGCGCGTCCGAGATCGTCGCCCACCTGCTGGCGCTCGGTCCGGGGGCGGGGCCCTCCCCGTTGCCGACCTTCAGACCACCACCGCCGTACAACCCGGCGGGCGGGGCGGCGGACGACCTGCTGAACCTGCTCGCCTGGGGGGTCAGTGCGGCCGGTGTCGCCGGGCTGCTCATTCTCGGCATCTCGATGGCCATCCAACTCAACCGGGGCGTGCCCGGGGAGATGAGCGACCACTTCCGTGGGGCGGTGTTCGTCGCGATGGGCTGTGTGCTCGGCGCGACCGCCGGACCACTCGTCATGTTCTTCGGTGACCTCGGACTCTGAGCCGGATCGCCGCCGGCCGGACAGCGCACCCCGCACTGCCGGCCAGTTCCACCCCGTCACCGCCGGAGCGTCGCCGACGCCTCCGGTGATGTCCCCTGCCCGAAGGAGCTGTTCCGATGTCGTTCACGAGCCTGTCCCAGTACGCCGGGGCCTACCTGGTCGCCCGCTTCCCGGTGGCCCTCGACCCGACACCCGCCGGGGGTGGGGGGATCAACCCCACCCCCAACGCGCCGGGGCAGCTGAACACCCTGGTGAACAAGCTGCTGGGCCTGATCGCCTGGGCCGGCACCGCCGCCGGGGTGGCCGGGGTGCTGATCACCGGCACGATGATGGCGATCTCCGTGAAGCGCGGGGAGAGTTCCGAGCACATGTCCCGGCTCGGCCTGGTGCTCGGTGGTTGCATCCTGGTCGCCGTCGCGGGTCCGTTGGCGAACTTCTTCCTCGGCGGTGCCGGCACCACCGAGGGCCAGCCGCAGTGATCGGCGGGCGACGCCGGTCCCCGTCGGACGCGCCGTTCTGGGCCGAGCGCGGTTGGATCCTCTCCGTCGCGTTCCTCGCCGGAATGACGCTGCTGGCGGCGGGCGCCTGGGCGTCCGGCGCGACCCGGGAGACGCCTGTCGACCCGGTGGCCCGCACCGCTGTCGCGCAGGTGGCGCAGTGCCCACCCCGGCCGGTGGTGGCGGCGGGGCCGGCCGTGCCGCCGGAGGACGTGACGTGGCGGACCCTCGACGGTGGGGACCGGGTGCCGGTCTCCGCCACGCAGGGCCCGTCGCGCACCGCCGACGGGGTGCTGGGCTGCTTCGCGCACACCCCGATCGGTGCGGTGCTCGCGGCGCACGCAGTACCCACCCAGTTGGCCGGGTCGGCCTGGCGGGCGGTGGCAGAACGGCAGGTGTTGCCGGGGCCGGGCCGGGACGTGCTGGTGGCCCGACTGGAGGCCGCCGCCGGTGTGGTCACCAGTCGTGGCGGCGGCAGCTACGCCGGCTTCGCCCTCGTCCGGTACGCGGCCGACGCGGCCCAGGTGCAGTTGCTTGTCAAGACCGGTGCCGGCGGTTACGTGGCGACCCTGGTCGAGGTGCGCTGGGACGCCGGGGACTGGAAATTGGTGCCGTCCCGGGCCGGGGTGGTGCACGCCTCGATCGGCGCGGTCACCGGCAGCGCCGGCTACACCCTCTGGAGGAAGTAGATGGGCGGGTGTTCGCCTCCCAGTCCGCTCGACATCATCACCGGATTCTTCTCGTTCCTCGGTGACCCGATCGGCACCCTGGTCCGGATGATCGCCAACCTGATGCTGGCCGCCGCGATCTCGATCTTCGCCGAGCTGAGTGCCTCGGTGCCGACGCTGGGCACCACGGCCGAGGGCGGCCCGGACGACGTGCCCAGCCTGATCAGCGACCAGATCGAGTGGGTCGTCACCTATCTCGCGATCGGGTCGGTGCTCTTCGCCGGGGCCCGGATGGCGATGGAACGCAAGGGCACGGCCGGCCGGACGGCGTTGCAGGGCTTCCTGCGGGTGATCCTGGTCGCCGGGGCCGGTTCGTGGGTGGTGGGCCGGGCGGCCAGCCTCTCCGACGGCTTCTCCGACCATCTGCTCAAGTCCGCGGCGATGGAGGTGGTGATGGGGGTGCCGTGTGTGGACAACGGCTCCTCGATCGAGTCGTTCCTGCTGCTGGTGCTGGCCTTCCTGCTGCTGATCGCCGCCATCGTGCACGTGCTGATGCTCTATCTGCGGCTGGGCGTGATGACCATCATGCTCGGCACCCTGCCGCTGGCCGCCGCCGCGTCCATGACGAACTGGGGGGCCGGCTGGTGGCGCAAGCACATCGGCTGGACGGTGGCGTGGCTGCTCTACAAGCCCGCCGTCGGCCTGATCATGTTCTCCGGCGCGGAGATGCTCGCGGTCGGCAGCCGTACCCAGAACTCCTCGCACATCCGGATCGCCGGCATCGGCGTGCTGCTGTTGTCGGCGGTCGCTCTGCCGGCGCTGCTCAAGATCGTGGTGCCGGCCACGGCGGCGCTGGGCAACGGCGACCCGACCGGGACCGCCATCTCGGCTGCGGGCGGCATGGTCGCCTCCGGGGCGAAGCGGGTCGCCGGGTCCGCGCTGTCCCAGGGCGGCGGTGGTGGCGGCTCCCCGTCCGGAGCACGCGGAGCCCAGGGTCGCCGGGGCGACACCGGTGGGCAGGGCCCCGCGGGCAGCGAGGGGCGGACCGGCCGTACCGGTGGCACCGGTGGTGGCAGCGCGGCCGCCGCGAGTTCCGCGGCTCGACTCGCCGGCCCGGTCGGGGCGGCGATCGAGGGGGCGCAGCGGGCGGCCCGGACCGGCCGGAACATGGCGGCCGGCACGGTGTCGGGCGCGGACGGCGACGCCGGCCACAACTGACAGCGCGGGCCGCCGGCCGGCCGGGAGAGACCCCGGCCGGCGGCCCGGTGAGACGAGGGAGAGGCAATGTCGACGGAAGCCATCATCGAACCGACGTACGGCAACTGGCGTCGACCCCGCCGGGCCGGGCTCGGCCCGCTCGGCCTGGTCGGCACGGTCGGGGTGTTCGGCGGGCTGGTGCTGGTGCTGCTGGCCTCGCTGGCGTCGCTGCAGGCGGCGCTGGTGGTCGGCGTGCCGCTGGTGGTGGCCCTGCTGCCGATGGCCGTACGCACCCAGGACGGCCGCAACCTCTACCAGCTGCTGACGCTGCGGATCGGCTGGTCCCGCCGGGTGTCGCGGCGGGAGCACCTGTACGTCTCGGGGCCGCTGTCGGCCCGCCCGGGTGGCCGGTTCCCGCCGCCCGGCCTGCTCAGCGGGGTGCTCGCCCGGGAGGGCCGGGACGCCTACGACAGACCGTTCGGGGTGCTGCACCACAAGAGCCGCAACCTCTACACGATCGTGCTGCGCTGTGAGCCCGACGGTGGTTCGCTCGTCGACCCGGAGCAGGTCGACACCTGGGTGTCGCTGTGGGGTGAGTGGCTGTCCCGGCTCGCCCACGAACCGGGGCTGCGCGGGGCCTCGGTGGTGGTGGAGACGGCCCCGGACCCGGGCACCCGGCTCGCCGCCGAGGTGCTGCCCCGGTTGGACGCCGCCGCTCCCGCCGCGGCCCGTGCCGTGCTGGAGGAGGTGGTCGACGACTACCCGTCGGCGTCGTCGGAGATGAACTCGTACATCACCCTCACCTACGCCCCGGTGGGTGGGCCACGGCGCGATCCGGAGGACGTGGTCACCGACCTGGCCATCCGGGTGCCCAGCCTGCTGACCGGGTTGATCGGTGCGGGCGGGGGCGTCGCCGAGCCGCTGTCGGCCGAGCAGATCGCCGAGGTGGTCCGGGTGGCGTACGACCCGGCCTGCGCCGCCGAGGTGCTCAGCGTCCGGGCCGAGCACGGGGAGACCGGGCTGGAGTGGGCCGACTGCGGGCCGGTCGCCGCGGTCGAGTCGGTGGACGCCTACCAGCACGACTCGGGGGTCTCCCGGACCTGGCTGCTCACCCTGGCCCCCCGGGGCACGGTGCGCTCCAGTGTGCTGCGCACCATGCTCGACGCCTCCGCCGGGACCCGCCGCAAACGGGTGGCGCTGCTCTACCGGCCGATCGACCCGGCGACCTCGGCCCGGATCGTCGAGGCCGACCGCCGGACGGCGCAGTTCATGGCCACCTCCGGGCGGGGCATGGTGCAGGCGCGGGCGGCCGCCGAGGTACGCGCCGCCGAGCAGGCCGCCGCCGAGGAGGCCACCGGCGCCGGGCTGGTGGAGTTCTCGCTGATGCTCACCGTCACGGTCGACGACCGGTCCCAGCTCGACGACGCGTCGGTGCTGGTCCGCAACATGACCGGAGCCACCCGGATCGCGATGCGGCCGGCCCACCGGATGCAGGCGGCGGCGTTCAGCTGCACCCTGCCGACCGGGATCCTTCCGTGGGAGCAGACCGTGCTGCCACACGAACTCCAGGAGGCGATGTGAGCAGCGCACCGGTGGTCCGCGCGGACGGGCTCGGGGCGGGCTGGCCGACCGGGACCTCGGGGGCGCACACCGCGCTGACCGGGCTGGTCGGCGATCCGGACGACGGGGCTCCCACCCCACCGAAGAAAGCCCGCCCGCCGCGTCCCCGCCGTGAGCTGCCCCCCTCGGCCCGGGGCTGGGATGGGCCCGGCGGTGGCCGGGTCGGCTATCTCGACGCGCCGACCATGTGGCGCGCCACCACCGTGCAGGCGTGCGGGCTGTGGCCGTTCTCGGCCGGTTCGGGCGCGCCGATGTCCGGGGTGCCGCTCGGTCAGCACCTGTTCACCGGCGCCACGGTCTGCGGTGATCCGATCTCCTGGTTCACCCGGGCCCGGTACATCTCCAACCCGTCGCTGTTCATGCTGGGCATGCCCGGTCTGGGCAAGTCGACCCTGATCAACCGGATGGCGGTGGGCCTGGCCGCCACCGGTGTGGTGCCGTTGGTGCTGGGCGACCTCAAGCCGGACTACGCCGACACGGTCCGCGCCCTCGGTGGGCAGGTGATCCCGATCGGGCGCGGGGTCGGCGGGATCAACGTGCTGGACCCGGGGGCGATGGGCCTGGCTGCCGAACGCATCGGCGGCCGGGCCGGCCGGGCGCTGGCCGCAGAGACGCACGGCCGGGTGCTGAACATGGTGGCGGCGTTGCTGACCATCGTGCGGGGCCGGGCTCTGGACGACCACGAGCAGTCGGTGCTCTCTGCCTGCCTGCGGCACCTGCGGGAACGTACCCCGGAGCACCGGGCCCCGCTGCTGCCGGACCTGCTCCGGGTGCTGGAGGAGGGGCCCGACCGGGTCCGCGCGGTGACCCTGGACCGGGGCCAGGAGAGCCGCTACCGGGACGCGGTGGACCCGCTGCACCGCTCCCTGCTGGGCATCCTCGACGGTGCGTTGGGGGACACCTTCGGCGCGACCACCTCCACCCGGATCGACCCGGACGCCCCCGCCGTCTGCATCGACATCTCCCGGATCGGGGAGTCCGACACCCAGCTCACCGCGGCGGCGATGCTGGCCGCCTGGTCCGAGGGCCTGGGCACGGTCGCCGCCTCGCACGCCATGGCCGACGCCGGCCTGGCCCCGCGCCGCTGGTTCTTCACCATCCTCGACGAGCTGTGGCGGCCGCTGCGGGCGGCCTCCGGCATCGTCGACCGGATCGACGCGCTGACCCGGCTCAACCGGTCGCTCGGCCTCGGCGACGCCAAGATCACCCATACCCTGAAGGACGCCGAGGCGTTGGGTTCCGACGCCGACCGGGCCAAGGCGCGCGGTTTCGTGGAGCGGGCCGGGATCGTGGCCTGCGCCGGTCTGCCGGCGGCGGAGATGACCGACCTGGGCCGGGTGATCGGCCTGTCCAAACGCGAGATCGAGCTGGTCTCCTCCTGGTCGTCGCCGCCGGGCTGGGCGAGCACCGGCAGCAACGAGGAGCCACCCGGGCGGGGCCGGTTCCTGATCAAGGTGGGTGGCCGGCCCGGCATCCCGATCCGGGTCTCCATCACCGACACCGAACGCCGGCTGCACGACACCAACCAGCGCTGGGTGCAGAACGGGTACGCAGCCCAGCAGGCCGCCGAGCGGGCGGCGGCCCGGCAGGCGGCCTTCGAGGCCGAGGCGGAGCTGGGAAACCTGGCCACCCGGCCGGAGCTGGCCCACCTCGCCGACGAAGCCGTTGCGGGCGAGCGGGGGTGGCGGGCATGAGCCGGACGTCGTCGGGCGCCCCCCGGGGGGCGGACCTGTTCTTCTGGGCGTTCTGCCTGGTGGTCCTCGCCAACGCGGCGCTGTTCACGGTCGCCTGGCTGGGCGGCACCCTGGGCGCCGGGGTGACCGGGCACGGTTGGCAGCCGCCGCCGTTCACGCTCGGGGCCTACCTCACGCTGATCTCCGGGAACACCGGCACGCTCTGGCCCGGCGCGTCGCCGTACGCGGTCTACGCCGGGATGCTGGCGGTGTCGCTGCTGGTCGTCGTGCCGGCGGTGCTCGTCGGGCGTCGGCTGCTCGACCTGCGCGGGCGGGGCGTCGGGCTGGCCCGGGTGCGTGACCTGGCCCCGCTGACCCCCGTCGGGATCGCCGCCCGCGCCCGGGAGCTGCGTCCCTCGCTGGCCGGGGTACGGCAGCTCGCCCCGGACGAGACCGGCAACCTGCTCGGCGACCTCGCGCCGAACGGTCCCGAGCTGCGCTCCTCCTTCGAGGACGTGGAGTTGGACCTGATGGCCCCCCGGGCCGGCAAGTCCACCGGGATCGCCGTGCCCCGGGTGCTGCGGGCCCGGGGAGCGGTGCTGCTCACCTCCAACAAGTCCGACGTGTACGCGGTGACCCGGGCCGAACGGGACCGCGTCGGTACGGTGTGGACCTTCGACCCGCAGGGCATCGCCCACGTTCCCCGCCAGATGTGGTGGGACATCCTCGCCGACTGCGCGACCATCGAGGGGGCCCGCCGGTTGGCCGGGCACTTCGTGGCGTCGGTCAACGACGACACCGCCAAGAAGGACTTCTGGATCTCGGCGGCGCAGAACACCCTGACCGCGCTCTTCCTGGCCGCCGCCCGGGGGCGGGCACCCGTCGCCGAACTGCTCGGCTGGCTGGCCGACCCGGCCGACCGTACCCCGATCGACCTGCTGCGCGATGCCGGTCTGCCGGCGATGGCCGAGCAGTTGCAGGGCACCGTACGCGGGGCGGTGGAGACCCGCGACGGCATCTACGAGACGGCCCGGCAGTGCGTGGCGTGCCTGCTGGACCCGGAGATCCTGGCCTGGGTTTCCCCGGACCCGTACCTGCCGCAGTTCCGCCCGGACCGGCACGTGCTCGGTCGGGACACCCTCTACCTGCTCTCCAAGGACGGTGGTGGCTCCGCCGCCGGGGTGATCGCCGGGCTCGCCGACGCGACCCTGCGGGCGGGAGTGGTCGCCGCCGAGCGGATGGGCGGCCGGCTCGACCCGCCGATGACGGCGGTGCTGGACGAGGCGGCGAACGTGTGCCGGATCTCCGACCTGCCCGACCTCTACTCCCACCTCGGGTCCCGGGGGATCAACGTGGTCACCCTGTTGCAGAGCTACCGGCAGGGGTCCCGGGTCTGGGGCGAGGCCGGGATGGACGCGCTGTGGGGCGCGGCCACCATCAAGCTGCTCGGCGCGGGGCTGGACGACGCCGACTTCGTGGAGAAGGTCTCCAAGCTGGTCGGTCAGCACGACGTGAGCACGGTCAGCGTCTCCCGCAGCCGGGACGGCTCGTCCCGGTCCACCTCGTACCGGCAGGAGCACGTGCTGCCGCCGGACCGGATCCGGGCCCTGCCGAAGGGAACGGCGTTGCTGCTCGCCACCGGCATCCGCCCGGCCGTGATCACGCTGCGGCCCTGGTACAAGGAGCCGGACGCGGGTCGAATCTCCGCCCAGGCCCGGCAGGAGGTCGCGGCGATCACCGAGCGGGCCGCCGGCAAGGCCACCACGACGCCGTGGTAGGCCGGCCCGGCGAGAAAGTCGGAGCACCGGCTGAACCGGCCGCCGGGACCGGTCGTAAAGGGCGTGTCAACCGTTGGCCGAGCATCGAGGAGCCCAGGTGTCTTCACCCCATCAGCCGCCGCCGGGCGGGACCGGAGATCCCACCGGCAATGGCTACAACTACCCGGTCCAGCAGCCCTACACCCCGAGCAACTACAGCCAGAACAGCTACGAGAGCGGCTACACCCCGAGCAACTACAGTCAGGACGCACCGAGCACCACGTCCCTGCCGGCGGGCTACGGCCAGTACAGCGCGGCCGACTACCAGGCCGAGGTGGTCCAGCAGTACGGTACGTCGAACTCGTCCGGGCGCAGCAGCCCCGGCCCGGGTGACTCGATCAGCGTCGAGTGGAACGACCAGGAGACCAGCCAGCACTCCCTGGACGGCCAGAACCGGGTGATGACCTGGGCGCAGCAGGCCGGCCGGTGGGTCTACGAGAACGACGAGAAGATCGTCAACTTCGTGTCGTTGGTGGCCTCGCCCGGGGTGCAGGGCGCCGCCGGGCTCGGGGGCAGCGCGGTCGCGAACAGCGTCGGGCTGGCCCTGGCCGCCGGGCCGGGCGCGTACGTGGTGGGCAAGGAAGTGGTCAACTCGCTGCGCAACGGTCGGCAGGGGGACCTGGTACGGGCCGCGTACGGCGCGGTGGCTGCGGCGGGTGCGATCACCTGGGGTGTCGGCTACGCACCGGGCCAGAGCACGACGGCCGGCAACGCGGGGGCCGTCGTGCACGGCGTGGGCTCCGGGTTCATGGTCACCCGGGCTCCCCGGGAACAGCCGAGACGATCGCGACGGGACCCGGAGTCCGGAGGACGCGCCAACCGGGACGTCGCCGCCTCGGCCAGCTCACACCGCCGATCCGACGGGCAGTCCCGCCACCACAGCTCCCGCACCTCCGGCCACGACGCAGGTTCCGCCCGCGAGCCGGCGGTCAGGCGCGGCGCGTACGACCGGAACGCCGAGGGGCCTCGGAGAGGCGGGGGCGGGGGTGGGAACGGCTAGGGGCGCACCCTGCCGTAACCCGTTCGGCAGCGGGGTGCCGCCGCGTCGCGTCCGTGGACGCGGCGGCACCCCGTACCCCTGCGGCGGGTTGCCGGGTCACCCGGCGGGCCGCAACGCCGCCCGCCGGGACGGGCTGGTCGGTCAGACCCGCCCGTGGGGCAGGGTGAACCGCCAGCGCCGCGCCCGTAGCGCCGGCACGGCCCGGTCGACCGCGGTGACTGTCTGGCGGCGGTCCCCGCCGCCGTCGTGCATCAGCACCACCGCGCCGGGGGTGACCCCGTCGAGCAGCCGACGGACGAGTTCGTCGGTGCCCGGCGGCTCCCAGTCCCCGACGGCCAGCCGCCAGCCGAGCGGCTGCATGCCCAGCGCGGCGGCCACGGCGGGACTCGCCCCCCAGGCCCCGTAGGGCGCGCGGAAGTACCGGATTCTGGCTTCCGGCACGGCCCGCCGGATGGCCTCGTTGGTCTCCCGCAGATCCGCCTCGATCCGATCGGGTGACCAGGAGGTCATGTCGTCGTGCCGCATGCCGTGGTTGCCCAGGCGGTGACCGTCGGCCACGATCCGTCGTACCACCTCGGGGTGCGCGTCGACGTGCTCGCCCCACAGGAAGAACACGGCGGCGATCCGGTGCCGGCGCAGGACGGTGAGCAGCCGCAGCGTGTCGGTGGGGTTCGGGCCGTCGTCGAAGGTGAGGCTGACCGTCCGCCCGCCGCCCCGGGCCGTGTCGACGATGTCGGCGCTCACCGCCGGCCTACCGGCGCGGCTTCGGCGTCGCCCGGGCCCGCACGTACGGCGGTCCGGCGTAGATCAGGTCGGCCTTCATCAGCTGGTACGCCCGCTTGGGCTGGTAGTTCTCGTCGTAGATGGTGGCCAGGCCCTGCGGCGGGTCGTCGAAGGTGCCGGGCACCCAGGAGTGCCGGTCGGTGAAGCCCCAGACGGTGAACGACAGGCAGCGCGGCTCGGCCAGGCAGGCCTGCAACAGCACGTGGAAGTTCGCGGCGGACGCCTGGAGCCGCGGGTTGATCTCCTCGGAGTCGCCGGCCTGCACCCCGTCGGTCAACCGGCTGCGCACGTCGACCTCGGTGAACGCGGTGGACAGCCCCAACCCGGCGAACCGGTGCAGCGCGTCGGCGACCTGGAGGGTGTCGTAGTTGCCGTACTGGGTGCCCAGGTGACCCTGGCTGCCGACCCCGTCGATCGGTACGCCCCGGGCCAGCAGGCCCTTGACCATGTCGAACACGAACTGGGTCTTGTCGT harbors:
- a CDS encoding sigma-70 family RNA polymerase sigma factor; the encoded protein is MPNEAPGVTGDAAVERASPEALMRWIHEQYRGPLLRFLTRLVLGRQELAEDLVQETFLRTWRNLETLAEDPRRIAPWLYTVARHVAIDAMRARQARPPEVAIPDLNRLASADDEMDRVVSTHTVRLALQQIKPEHREVLVEMYYKGSSVAEAAQRLGIPEGTVKSRTYYAVRALHAAIGPTESP
- a CDS encoding zf-HC2 domain-containing protein — its product is MRTGGEHPTAEHAALALYLLGALDDTDRVAFEAHLAGCGECLSAAGEMGSVTSALGGLDATDWDELVALTPEFAVPVEFTPPASRAPASTPAPPADPPPPTTSDAPATPAVSATPAASATPAAPTTPAADTGRPTGSRPGGSRPGGSRPGRASGAGGTRPGDPARRRRMMLWGGVAAALVAVVLAGGVAAVNGFGGRSGVVLTATGEAPAQGVSLSVAITTDEGRGSTIRITATGLRQGLRYRLFAVTRDGTTHVVRDWTASTGPQEVTGELSLPVADLAFVTVGLVDGTAIVTAPISR
- a CDS encoding DUF4913 domain-containing protein, with translation MTVTPQEQRPADDGPPVDKPPTSPFILYLRDDEYTEELELLSDWVRLLLVPVYAREASSTAPWCGRWWQHPEAVAQLHGLWLAWQELTGPDAGLCGPANWHRDYLEPVLNSLRNPAGPFAGCKAGAHRAKEVPHTDPY
- a CDS encoding SCO6880 family protein, giving the protein MSTEAIIEPTYGNWRRPRRAGLGPLGLVGTVGVFGGLVLVLLASLASLQAALVVGVPLVVALLPMAVRTQDGRNLYQLLTLRIGWSRRVSRREHLYVSGPLSARPGGRFPPPGLLSGVLAREGRDAYDRPFGVLHHKSRNLYTIVLRCEPDGGSLVDPEQVDTWVSLWGEWLSRLAHEPGLRGASVVVETAPDPGTRLAAEVLPRLDAAAPAAARAVLEEVVDDYPSASSEMNSYITLTYAPVGGPRRDPEDVVTDLAIRVPSLLTGLIGAGGGVAEPLSAEQIAEVVRVAYDPACAAEVLSVRAEHGETGLEWADCGPVAAVESVDAYQHDSGVSRTWLLTLAPRGTVRSSVLRTMLDASAGTRRKRVALLYRPIDPATSARIVEADRRTAQFMATSGRGMVQARAAAEVRAAEQAAAEEATGAGLVEFSLMLTVTVDDRSQLDDASVLVRNMTGATRIAMRPAHRMQAAAFSCTLPTGILPWEQTVLPHELQEAM
- a CDS encoding ATP/GTP-binding protein is translated as MSSAPVVRADGLGAGWPTGTSGAHTALTGLVGDPDDGAPTPPKKARPPRPRRELPPSARGWDGPGGGRVGYLDAPTMWRATTVQACGLWPFSAGSGAPMSGVPLGQHLFTGATVCGDPISWFTRARYISNPSLFMLGMPGLGKSTLINRMAVGLAATGVVPLVLGDLKPDYADTVRALGGQVIPIGRGVGGINVLDPGAMGLAAERIGGRAGRALAAETHGRVLNMVAALLTIVRGRALDDHEQSVLSACLRHLRERTPEHRAPLLPDLLRVLEEGPDRVRAVTLDRGQESRYRDAVDPLHRSLLGILDGALGDTFGATTSTRIDPDAPAVCIDISRIGESDTQLTAAAMLAAWSEGLGTVAASHAMADAGLAPRRWFFTILDELWRPLRAASGIVDRIDALTRLNRSLGLGDAKITHTLKDAEALGSDADRAKARGFVERAGIVACAGLPAAEMTDLGRVIGLSKREIELVSSWSSPPGWASTGSNEEPPGRGRFLIKVGGRPGIPIRVSITDTERRLHDTNQRWVQNGYAAQQAAERAAARQAAFEAEAELGNLATRPELAHLADEAVAGERGWRA
- a CDS encoding transglycosylase SLT domain-containing protein, with product MAASDNDGAEPTQGSNRSSAALIGAAVAAGLSCLATPVAGVVGAAAVFVIGALGVLLAPLVALILLFGGGGGSADPVSAADDSLAAAQGDGKGTLDPDQVPEGLADSIEDAGKTCTQIGPVVIAAQIEVASGWDPAKVGANGEKGISQLPPEVFTKYGEDSDDDGDTDAADEEDSIAAQAKHVCALAGQAQALLDDGQAIGEVLDLTLAAYAVGIDEVRRAGGVPSSNAAQLYLAQVRSLFAKYQGLGGPPPSFPPTATPSATPTD